The region GCATGACCTTGCCGCGCTCTGCGGAAACCTCCCCCTGGCGTTGCGGATCGCGGCAGCCAACCTGGCCATGTCCGGCCCGACGGACGCCCGCGCGTACGTGCGGCGACTGCGCGACGGCGACCGGCTCGGCGGCCTCTCGGTGCCAGGCGACCCGCGAGTGGCGCTGCGCGCAGCGATCGCACCGTCGTACCAGGTGCTCGGCGACGCGGAGCGGCGAGCGCTGAGGCTCCTCGGGTCGACACCCACCGACTGTTTCACCACGGCAGACCTCGCGGCGCTCACGGACGTCGACTGGCCCGCGGCGGACGCGGTGCTGCGCACCCTGGCCAGCAGCCATCTGGTACGCCCCGCCCGGGGCGGTCGGTTCGTCACGCACGACCTGATCCGCCTGTACGCGGCGGAGCAGTCCCGGGTCGAGGACACTCCCGCCCAGCGCACCGAGGCCCTGGGCCGGCTGTTCCACGGGTACCTGGCCACCGCCGACACGCTGGCACGGCGCAGTTATCCCCGAATGGTGTTCCTGCCCCGACCCGCCGGGCCGGTCCGGGTCGCCGCGGAGGCCGGGCAGCCGGAGCCACCGAACTGGTTCCACGCCGAGTACGCCAACCTGCTCGCCGCGATCCGGCACGCGGCACAGCACGGCCCACGCGAGATCGCCTGGCAACTGGCCGACCGGATGCGCGGTTACCTTCAGGAGACCGGAGCGCATGGGGAATGGCGTTCGGTCGTCGAGCTGGGTCTGGCCCAGGCCCAGCGGGAGGGCGACGCCCACGGGGCCGCCGCGATGCAGTCGAGCCTGGCGACACTGAGCGCCAGCCGGGCCGACTACGCCGACGCCCGGCGGCGGTTCAACACGGCACTGACCATCCAGCTGCGTCTGGGCAACCGCGCCGGGCAGGCGTCCATTCTCAACAATCTCGGCATCGTGCACCGGGAGGAGGGCCAGCTGACCGAGGCGGGCGAGTGCTACGCGCAGGCGTTGCGGCTCTACCGCGAGTTGGGCAGGCGGCACGCCGAGTGGAACTGCCTGAGCAACCTCAGTGTCGTCCAGTTGGAGTTGGACCAGGTGCCCGACGCGGTCCAGGCCCAGCAGGCGGCGCTGGACGGGTACATGTCCCTCGACGTGGCCGAGCAGCCGCTCGACGACATCGCGAACGTTCTGCACAACCTCGCCGTCGGCCTGCGCGCGCTCGGCCGGCCCAGCCTGGCGGTGTTGCACCTGACCCGCGCGGTGGTTATCCGGCGCCAGGTGGGCAACCGGTACGGCGCCGCGACGGATCTCGACCAGCTCGCCGCCGCGTACGTCGACCTCGGCTACCACGCCAAGGCGCAGCGCCTCGCCGAGGAGTGCCTGAGCATCGCCCGCGCGATCGGTCGACGGCGGGTCGAGGCGGAGGCTCTGGCCACCCTCGGCGCCGTCGCGCTCGGCCTGCACGGTCCGGCTCCGGCGCTTGAGCTGCTGCACCGGGCGTTGCGGCTGGGCCGCGAGATCGGTTACCGCCGTGCCGAGGTCAACGCACACATCGGTCTGGCGGGCGCGTACCGAGAGGCCGGCAGGCA is a window of Micromonospora sp. NBC_01699 DNA encoding:
- a CDS encoding AfsR/SARP family transcriptional regulator — translated: MEWDFAVLGTLRVSRHDRTITVPANRQRALLATLLLNRSETVSVAALVDRVWGTRAPAHARAALHSLVRRLRRTLTVEDHPGELIATRANGYVLELPPAALDLSRFDALVAGGLTADPQRRADLLREALALWRGDPLGDVDSEVLHREDVPALAERWARATEVYFDTELTLGRHTEIIAELRRATRHNPLREGLWAQLMLALYRSGRQAEALDAFQRLAAILVEELGVDPGPQVRELRDGVLHADPALSWRPPPATATATPAAPPMFQLPADAGVLHGRADTVEAVRRSIVTAIREGRLPLVSVSGAPGVGKTALAVHLGHQLADEFPDGQWYIRLRGQQEVQARPLDVLSELLTYSGVRGAAQPVTADARAAALRAALAGRRVLIVLDDAASAEQVEPLLPGAGGCAVIVTSRSTLGALVALHGGRAVGLDPLSPEAAVGLLTAVFQDHAITVAPDVVHDLAALCGNLPLALRIAAANLAMSGPTDARAYVRRLRDGDRLGGLSVPGDPRVALRAAIAPSYQVLGDAERRALRLLGSTPTDCFTTADLAALTDVDWPAADAVLRTLASSHLVRPARGGRFVTHDLIRLYAAEQSRVEDTPAQRTEALGRLFHGYLATADTLARRSYPRMVFLPRPAGPVRVAAEAGQPEPPNWFHAEYANLLAAIRHAAQHGPREIAWQLADRMRGYLQETGAHGEWRSVVELGLAQAQREGDAHGAAAMQSSLATLSASRADYADARRRFNTALTIQLRLGNRAGQASILNNLGIVHREEGQLTEAGECYAQALRLYRELGRRHAEWNCLSNLSVVQLELDQVPDAVQAQQAALDGYMSLDVAEQPLDDIANVLHNLAVGLRALGRPSLAVLHLTRAVVIRRQVGNRYGAATDLDQLAAAYVDLGYHAKAQRLAEECLSIARAIGRRRVEAEALATLGAVALGLHGPAPALELLHRALRLGREIGYRRAEVNAHIGLAGAYREAGRQREAASHARIGEQLARAAQHHLLARQARALLGDAEPEPLLRVR